The following are encoded together in the Arthrobacter sp. Y-9 genome:
- a CDS encoding WhiB family transcriptional regulator, which produces MDWRSRAACLDKDPELFFPVGNTGPALLQIEEAKSVCRRCPVVDTCLQWALESGQDAGVWGGMSEDERRALKRRAARARRAS; this is translated from the coding sequence ATGGATTGGCGTAGCCGTGCCGCCTGCCTGGACAAGGACCCCGAGCTTTTCTTCCCTGTCGGCAACACGGGCCCAGCGCTTCTCCAGATTGAAGAAGCCAAGAGCGTCTGCCGCCGGTGCCCCGTGGTGGACACCTGCCTGCAGTGGGCACTCGAGTCCGGCCAGGATGCCGGCGTCTGGGGTGGCATGAGCGAAGATGAGCGTCGCGCACTCAAGCGCCGCGCCGCGAGGGCTCGCCGCGCCTCCTAA
- a CDS encoding PAS domain-containing sensor histidine kinase, translated as MAIFTDPIKEHADFGPGDAEWLHLLVGDWQMVADLAFADLALWFPDPELGFVALAHVRPSTSHTVFHTDFVGEGIRSDLQPLVERAWKSRHIERSSEAAWSNGDSALRVEAIPMVRNGRTLAVVTSHLDLSSSRMPSRLELTYRQCAYDLLKMGTQGLWPDFASPTGSRRGAPRVGDGLIRLDADGIVQYASPNGVSAFRRLGDIESLEGRSLAEVTAGLIKDRRLADETLPLVVTGRMPLRSEIESRGVSLTLRAIPLRDGTHRFGALVLCRDVSELRRREQELVSKDATIREIHHRVKNNLQTVAALLRMQSRRMVSEEARQGLEQAMRRVATIARVHETLSQGLSQVVDFDELISPQFRLSAEVASPAQKVSTELTGEFGKLPSDLATPLALVINELVTNAVEHGLQDRAGTVWLDAQRSVTEAGERQLTVTISDDGVGLPPDADPAAGPGTLGGTSGGLGLQIVRTLITSELRGTIRWLSRDGGGTVVRLVVPLDA; from the coding sequence GTGGCCATATTCACTGATCCCATCAAGGAACATGCTGATTTCGGCCCCGGGGACGCGGAGTGGCTCCATCTGCTGGTCGGTGACTGGCAGATGGTGGCCGACCTCGCCTTCGCCGACCTCGCCTTGTGGTTCCCGGATCCCGAGCTGGGATTCGTGGCCCTCGCTCACGTGAGGCCGTCCACGAGTCATACCGTGTTCCACACGGACTTCGTCGGCGAAGGCATCCGCTCGGATCTTCAGCCGCTCGTGGAGCGTGCGTGGAAGTCCCGCCACATCGAGCGGTCCTCCGAGGCGGCCTGGAGCAACGGGGACTCGGCGCTCCGGGTGGAGGCGATCCCCATGGTCCGCAATGGCCGGACGCTGGCGGTGGTCACCTCTCACCTGGACCTGTCGAGTTCACGGATGCCGTCCCGGCTGGAACTCACGTACCGGCAGTGCGCCTATGACCTGCTCAAGATGGGCACGCAGGGCCTCTGGCCGGATTTCGCCTCCCCGACGGGGTCACGTCGTGGCGCACCCCGTGTGGGAGACGGCCTCATCCGCTTGGATGCCGATGGCATCGTGCAGTACGCCAGCCCCAACGGGGTGTCGGCTTTCCGTCGGCTCGGTGACATCGAGTCGCTGGAGGGCCGCTCCCTGGCGGAGGTCACGGCGGGCCTCATCAAGGACCGGCGCCTGGCGGACGAGACCCTTCCGCTCGTCGTCACGGGCCGCATGCCGCTGCGTTCCGAGATCGAGTCCCGGGGCGTGTCGCTGACGCTGCGGGCGATCCCTCTGCGGGACGGCACCCATCGTTTCGGGGCACTAGTCCTGTGCCGCGACGTTTCAGAGCTCCGCCGTCGCGAACAAGAGCTGGTCAGCAAGGACGCCACCATCCGGGAGATCCATCACCGGGTGAAGAACAATCTCCAGACCGTGGCCGCGCTGCTGCGGATGCAGTCACGCCGCATGGTGAGCGAGGAGGCCCGTCAGGGTCTGGAACAGGCCATGCGCCGGGTGGCGACGATCGCCCGTGTGCACGAAACCTTGTCGCAGGGCCTGTCGCAGGTCGTCGATTTCGACGAGCTCATCAGTCCGCAATTCCGACTGTCGGCGGAGGTCGCTTCGCCCGCACAGAAGGTGAGCACCGAGCTGACCGGGGAATTCGGCAAACTGCCGAGCGACCTCGCGACGCCACTCGCGCTGGTCATCAACGAACTCGTCACTAATGCCGTCGAACACGGCCTGCAGGACCGGGCGGGCACCGTCTGGCTCGACGCGCAGCGAAGCGTCACCGAAGCGGGCGAGCGCCAACTGACCGTCACGATTTCCGACGACGGCGTGGGGCTGCCGCCGGATGCCGATCCCGCGGCCGGTCCGGGCACCCTCGGCGGCACCAGCGGGGGACTCGGCCTTCAGATCGTCCGCACACTCATCACGTCGGAGCTTCGCGGCACGATCCGCTGGCTGTCCCGTGACGGCGGGGGAACCGTCGTCCGTCTGGTGGTCCCGCTCGACGCCTGA